In the Paralichthys olivaceus isolate ysfri-2021 chromosome 17, ASM2471397v2, whole genome shotgun sequence genome, one interval contains:
- the thtpa gene encoding thiamine-triphosphatase — translation MSVEVERKFICDADTLKTLEELGAVCVGQKQFQDQYFDNPQFDLTLRDMWLRKRKGCWELKCPAEETSGEQSRAAALCTRYKEITSLHEIQLRVAAIIPDVCEDRDTETASSHQDESWLSRKNLACFAEFTTLRQSFNLEEGGVQIDLDQADFGYHVGELEVVIPEGGDVQAALEKIERTAQKLGLTGDRRVEGKMNVFLKRYHPEHYAKLLSAHIL, via the exons ATGAGCGTGGAAGTGGAGAGAAAGTTTATATGCGACGCTGACACTCTGAAGACTCTGGAGGAGCTCGGGG cCGTCTGTGTTGGTCAGAAACAGTTTCAAGACCAGTATTTTGACAACCCCCAGTTTGATTTGACATTGAGAGACATGTGGCTACGTAAACGTAAAGGATGCTGGGAGCTCAAGTGTCCAGCAGAGGAGACGAGTGGGGAGCAAAGTAGAGCGGCAGCACTGTGCACTCGCTACAAGGAGATAACCAGCCTGCATGAAATTCAGCTGAGAGTGGCAGCGATCATCCCAGACGTttgtgaggacagagacacagagacggcCTCCTCACACCAGGACGAGTCTTGGCTGAGCAGAAAGAATCTGGCATGCTTTGCAGAGTTTACGACATTGAGGCAGTCATTCAATTTAGAGGAGGGGGGTGTGCAGATAGATCTGGACCAGGCAGACTTTGGCTACCATGTGGGGGAGCTAGAGGTGGTCATACCGGAGGGAGGAGATGTGCAGGCCGCTCTGGAGAAGATTGAAAGAACAGCTCAGAAGCTGG GTCTGACCGGAGATCGGCGAGTTGAGGGAAAAATGAACGTTTTCCTTAAAAGATATCACCCAGAGCACTATGCAAAATTGCTAAGTGCACACATTTTGTAG